In Parabacteroides timonensis, the genomic stretch CACATCGGTTAGGGCCAGGGTCATTTTCCCTTTTTCAACTTTACCGGTATAAGCGAAGGTGGTCCCATTGGTTCCGGTTCCGTTTCCGGCAAAAGAATAACCGTTGGTTTCAGTGGTCAGGGTTACATTTTCCAGTGGAGTGGCGGTTTCTCCGGGAAGAACGCCTTGTAGGGTAATGTTTGCTGTATTGTCGTTAATCATCTTGAAAGCGACATCCTTACCGATAAACTCTCGTCCACTGTAAGTCAGGATCAGTGCGTCGCCACCCTCGGGTGCGCTCAACTTGTTGGAATAGGTTCCGTTCATTTCGAAACCGGCATCATCATCATTATCATCGCAGGCGGTTAGTAAAGCGACCATGCAGATGGCATAAAGAAAGTTGCGCAATAAATACTTGTTCATTTACTTTTCTTTTTATTGTTTAATTTTGATGTTACAAAGTACCGATATAACTTTATACCAAACAATAGCTATATTTCAGAATCAATATTCTATTCTTAAGAATTGAATGTTTTAGGATGTATAACTAGCTGTGAGCTAATATGTGGCAATGTAATATTATTAATAATGGAATATCGAATGTGAAAAATAGACATTGACGGATATGTTTATATGTACGTTCTTTGTTCTCATTATGTTAATGAGTCTATTATTAGGTTTTTTAGCCTTTTTGGTGCGGATGCTTTTTAAACGGAAAGCAGAAAGTAAAAAGGTGGAAGAAGGATATGAAGTCGAAGAACAGTGTGTCCTGAATGACAGTGAAGACAGGGAGATCTGAGCTGTCGTGGAAAAACTACGTGATAAAATATTGAATCGATGAAAATACTGCTTGTAACAAGAGGATCACAGGGTGATGTATTACCCTACCTGGCTATTGCCCGCGAACTGGTTGAACGGGGGCATGAAGTGACAATGAATTTACCCCATGTTTTTGAGGAGATGGCTAAAAAATATCCTGTAAAAGTAGTTTTGCAGGATTTCGATAATATTGGCGGGATGATGGCGGATGCAGCCGAGAATAAACAAAGTTTCAAAAGGATCGTGGAATGGACACGCGATGCGATTGACAAACAGTTTGTACAGGTGATACCGCTGTTGGAACAGAATGATGTCCTTGTCGCTGCCAATACTGAATTTGCTGCGACAGGAATAGCGGAATATTGTAAGAAACCGTTTGTCCGGACTGCTTTTGCTCCTTTCCTTCCCGGTGAGAAAATGCCGCCTCCAGCTTTCCCGTATCCGAAGCCTAATCCGATATTTACCCCGAAATTGCTTTGGTTGATGATGAACCGTGTCTCTAACTATATGGTGAAAGATACGATTAATAAAAACCGCGCAAAATACGGTCTGGCTCCGATCCGGAATTTCGGCCAGGATGCCGGAAAAAACAGTGATAATTTTTTGTTGTACAGTCAGTACCTGGGACATACCGATCCGGTTTGGGATGAACGTTTCCGTTGGAATATCGGCGGATATTGTTTTAATGATACTTTCGAATATGACGAAGAGGCCTATCGTGAACTGATGGCATTTATCAATAAAGACCAGACCCCGGTTCTCTTTTTCACCCTGGGAAGTTGTACGACAAAAGACCGCGAACGTTTTTGCGGAATGTTGGCCCGGATTTGCGAACGAAAACAATACCGGCTGGTTGTCGGTTCCGGTTGGGCAAAGACCGGCGCTTCTTTACAGGGAAACGAGCAGTTGTTCCTGATGCATAAACCGATCCCTCATCACCTGATCTTCCCGCATTGCGATGCTGTTATCCATCACGGAGGAAGCGGGACGACGCATAGTGTAGCGCGTGCAGGAGTCCCTCAACTGATCACTCCTTTGCTTCTCGACCAGCCTTATTGGGCGTATCGGGTACAAGTCCTGGGATTGGGACCGGCAAGAGTGAAGATCGCTAAAGTTTCGGAAGATGAACTGGAAGAAAAGATGGCTGATCTTGTAAATAACCCTGATTATAAGAAGAATGCAGTGGCAGTTGCTGAAAAGATAAAAAGTGAGAAAGGGATAGAGAAGTTGTGTGACTATATAGAACAACTGAGAAAAGACTGACGCGATTTTACCGCAGTTTGTTTCTGTTGAAATGCGGTCCTCCTTTTGCCATAAAGAAGATCGTAGACAACACCGTGAGGCAAGCCCCGAAAAGATAAGCGTGATTGAATCCGCCGAAGCTTTGCGCTATACTTCCCCCTATCATCAATCCGATACCGATACCGACATCCCAGCTGGTGAGGTAAGTCGATGTGGCCGTTCCCCGCTGGCTATTGGGAGCAAGATTGACAAACAGTGTGTTGAAGGCCGGAAACATCGTGCCGAAAGCGACTCCCTGTGACAAGGCGATCCCAATAAATAGATAGGAAGTGAATACCGGATTCCATTTCATCAGCGTCTCGAGTGATGCGAGAGCGAAGAAACTGGCGCATGCCAGAAACATTCCCAATATGATAACCAGCGTGATACGCCCTTTGTCTACCTGTCGCCCGGAGAACAGGCGCGATACGGCCAGTCCGACTGCCATAAAGGTAAAGTAAAGTCCGGAATGTACCGAAATGCCGATCTCGTCGGCATACATGGCAACATAGGTTGTCGTCATCCCATAAGGAATGGAAAGGAGCAATAAAGATATTCCGGCCCAAAGACCTTTTACCAGGAAAAAGCGGTCGAGGGATATAGGTTCTTTCTTAACCGGTTGCTTGTAAGGTGTTTTCACCAGGTAAGCCATTATAAATCCGAGGAAACAGGAGATCAGCGAACAGGAAAAGATTACCTCATAATTGAAACTTTCATGCATAAACAGCCCGATCATCGGTCCGAAACTCATTGCCAGGTTATTCGCCATCCCGTAATATCCGAGTCCTTCACCACGTCGGGAAGAAGGCAGGATATCGATCACGATCGTATTACCGGAAACCGTCACCATGCCGAAAGCAAACCCATGGAGGATGCGCAATACGATAAATATACTCAGTAGGCTGGCAACCATATATCCTGCAAAAATAACCATAAAGATACCATAAGCCAGCAGGTATAACGGCCGCCGGGCAAAAGTGTCCAGTAGATATCCCGAAAACGGTCGGATGCAAAGGCAAGCGATCGTATAGCAGGACAGGATGAATCCGATCATCGATTTATCCGTCATAAACCGTTCCTGCAAGTAAAAAGGCAGGATAGGTAATATCAGGTAAAATGCAAAGAACAGCAAAAAGTTTGCTGTTAATATATAGCAGAAACCGGGAGATAATAACTTGTCTTTTGCCATTGCTGTGAGTTGTTGGATTTGTTACTGTTTTTATTAGAATAAAATGCTTATGTCCAGTGCTTTTTATCGTTATATGTTGTGTGATCGATACTAAAGTTTTTGCCTGTCGATAATTGTCGACAGGCTTGCTCACAATTGTCGGCAAGCTTGCTCATAATTATCGACAGGCTTGTTGACAATTATCGACAGGCAGTTACATCGACAAGAAGTTTCATCATGTTCATATACGAAAAGCGAAGAGATCATCATCTTTTCCTTTCTATTTACCGGAAACCCAGTTTGTTCAGGAGTATTCTTTCTTCCTTTGTCGTATTCCAGACCGTATAGGCTGCAAACTCTCTTGGATGATTGTAATTTGCCCGGAGCCATTCAAATTTATCGGGATTTTCCCGTAATGACTTGTCTACAATAAGCGGATCGAAACTTTTTAAGATCGCATATTCGATACGATGCTCCGTCACACCAGCCAGATCGATAGCCGAATCGATGGGCGCAGGAGGCATCACTTCTTTTAATTTCTCTATTTTTACATTGAAAAATCGTTCGATATTTTCCAGGCAGGTACGTGTCCCGTTTGCTTTACCATCGGCAGAAAAACCGGCAATATGCGGGGTGGCGATGGTTACCCGGTCAAGTAGTTCGCGGTCGATGGCAGGTTCATTCTCCCAACAGTCTATAACAGCCTCGCCGATCTTTCCCGATCTCAACGCGTTAAGAAGTGCCGGTGTATCGTGCACAGCTCCTCTGGATGCATTGACGAACCAGGGCTTTTTTCGGGTTTTATTAAAGAAATCATCATTGGCCAGATGACGTGTCATGAAGCGTCCTTCTTTTGTAAGAGGAGTATGGAAAGTGATGATGTCCGACTCTTTTGCAATCGTGTCTAAAGAGACGAATCCTTCGTCTCCTTCTGTCTCAGCACGGGGAGGGTCATTGCGTAGAACATGTAATCCATAAGCTGTACAAAGTTTCTCCAATTCTTTTCCAACATGGCCTACACCGACTATTCCGATCGTTTTACCCAGAAGTGTTTCTTTTCT encodes the following:
- a CDS encoding glycosyltransferase — protein: MKILLVTRGSQGDVLPYLAIARELVERGHEVTMNLPHVFEEMAKKYPVKVVLQDFDNIGGMMADAAENKQSFKRIVEWTRDAIDKQFVQVIPLLEQNDVLVAANTEFAATGIAEYCKKPFVRTAFAPFLPGEKMPPPAFPYPKPNPIFTPKLLWLMMNRVSNYMVKDTINKNRAKYGLAPIRNFGQDAGKNSDNFLLYSQYLGHTDPVWDERFRWNIGGYCFNDTFEYDEEAYRELMAFINKDQTPVLFFTLGSCTTKDRERFCGMLARICERKQYRLVVGSGWAKTGASLQGNEQLFLMHKPIPHHLIFPHCDAVIHHGGSGTTHSVARAGVPQLITPLLLDQPYWAYRVQVLGLGPARVKIAKVSEDELEEKMADLVNNPDYKKNAVAVAEKIKSEKGIEKLCDYIEQLRKD
- a CDS encoding MFS transporter, which gives rise to MAKDKLLSPGFCYILTANFLLFFAFYLILPILPFYLQERFMTDKSMIGFILSCYTIACLCIRPFSGYLLDTFARRPLYLLAYGIFMVIFAGYMVASLLSIFIVLRILHGFAFGMVTVSGNTIVIDILPSSRRGEGLGYYGMANNLAMSFGPMIGLFMHESFNYEVIFSCSLISCFLGFIMAYLVKTPYKQPVKKEPISLDRFFLVKGLWAGISLLLLSIPYGMTTTYVAMYADEIGISVHSGLYFTFMAVGLAVSRLFSGRQVDKGRITLVIILGMFLACASFFALASLETLMKWNPVFTSYLFIGIALSQGVAFGTMFPAFNTLFVNLAPNSQRGTATSTYLTSWDVGIGIGLMIGGSIAQSFGGFNHAYLFGACLTVLSTIFFMAKGGPHFNRNKLR
- the pdxB gene encoding 4-phosphoerythronate dehydrogenase PdxB, with product MKIVIDNTVPYLKGIAEPIAEVKYLNSKEFTPTAIQDADALIVRSIDKCTRELLEGSRVRLITTATIGFDHIDTKYCDEAGITWKNAPGCNAISVAQYVLASLITIALRRKETLLGKTIGIVGVGHVGKELEKLCTAYGLHVLRNDPPRAETEGDEGFVSLDTIAKESDIITFHTPLTKEGRFMTRHLANDDFFNKTRKKPWFVNASRGAVHDTPALLNALRSGKIGEAVIDCWENEPAIDRELLDRVTIATPHIAGFSADGKANGTRTCLENIERFFNVKIEKLKEVMPPAPIDSAIDLAGVTEHRIEYAILKSFDPLIVDKSLRENPDKFEWLRANYNHPREFAAYTVWNTTKEERILLNKLGFR